A portion of the Rhinolophus sinicus isolate RSC01 linkage group LG16, ASM3656204v1, whole genome shotgun sequence genome contains these proteins:
- the LOC109448508 gene encoding hydroxycarboxylic acid receptor 2: protein MNPYHPQTHFLEIHNKNCCVFRDQFIANVLPPVLVLEFVLGLLGNGFALWIFCFHLKSWKSSRIFLFNLTVADFLLIICLPFLTDNYVRKWDWKFGDIPCRLMLFMLAMNRQGSIIFLTVVAVDRYFRVVHPHHALNKISNRTAVIVSCLLWALTIGLTVHLLYNKMMIRNRDANLCSSFSICHTFRWHDAMFLLEFFLPLAIILFCTVRIVWSLRQRQMDRHAKIKKAINFIMVVAVVFVICFLPSVAVRMRIFWLLHTMGTKNCDIYRSVDLAFFITLSFTYMNSMLDPLVYYFSSPSFPNFFSTLIHRCLQKKKTPEGLENNRSTSVELTGDLTVSRSVPGALMANPSEPWSPSYLTPASR from the coding sequence ATGAACCCGTACCACCCGCAGACTCACTTTCTGGAGATCCACAACAAGAACTGCTGTGTGTTCCGGGACCAATTCATCGCCAACGTCCTGCCACCGGTGTTGGTGCTGGAGTTCGTGTTAGGGCTTCTGGGCAATGGCTTTGCCCTTTGGATTTTCTGCTTCCACCTCAAGTCCTGGAAATCCAGCCGGATTTTCCTGTTCAACTTGACCGTGGCTGACTTTCTCCTGATCATCTGCCTGCCGTTCCTGACGGACAACTATGTGAGAAAGTGGGACTGGAAGTTCGGGGACATCCCTTGCCGGCTGATGCTCTTCATGCTGGCCATGAATCGCCAAGGCAGCATCATCTTCCTCACCGTGGTGGCCGTGGACAGGTATTTCCGGGTGGTCCACCCGCACCACGCTCTGAACAAGATCTCCAACCGAACGGCGGTCATCGTCTCCTGCCTCCTGTGGGCCCTCACCATCGGCCTGACCGTCCACCTCCTGTACAACAAGATGATGATCCGGAACCGCGATGCCAATCTGTGCAGCAGCTTTAGCATCTGTCATACCTTCAGGTGGCACGATGCCATGTTCCTCCTGGAGTTCTTCCTGCCCCTGGCTATCATCCTGTTCTGCACGGTCAGGATTGTCTGGAGCCTGCGGCAGCGACAGATGGACAGGCATGCGAAGATCAAGAAGGCCATCAACTTCATCATGGTGGTGGCCGTGGTCTTCGTCATATGCTTCCTGCCCAGTGTGGCTGTGCGCATGCGGATTTTCTGGCTCCTGCACACTATGGGGACGAAGAACTGTGACATTTATCGCTCGGTCGACCTGGCGTTTTTCATCACCCTCAGCTTCACCTATATGAACAGCATGCTGGACCCTCTGGTGTATTACTTCTCCAGCCCATCTTTCCCCAACTTCTTCTCCACCTTGATCCACCGCTGCCTCCAGAAGAAGAAGACGCCGGAGGGGCTAGAGAATAACCGGAGCACAAGCGTGGAGCTCACGGGGGATCTGACTGTGAGCAGGAGTGTGCCAGGGGCTTTAATGGCCAACCCCAGTGAGCCATGGAGCCCCTCGTATTTGACTCCAGCCTCTCGTTAA
- the HCAR1 gene encoding hydroxycarboxylic acid receptor 1 → MDNGSCCLIEGDPISRVMPPLLILAFVLGALGNGIALCGFCFHMKTWKPSTIYLFNLAVADFLLMICLPFRTDYYRRDRRWTFEDIPCRVVLFMLAMNRAGSIVFLTVVAVDRYFKVVHPHHMLNTISNRTAAGIVCSLWTMVILGTLYLLMENHLCVQEKTISCESFIMESANGWHDIMFQLEFFLPLGIILFCSFKIIWSLKQRQQLARQTRMKKAMRFIMVVMAVFVTCYLPSVSARLYFLWTVPSSACNPSVHVALHITLSFTYMNSMLDPLVYYFSSPSFPKFYTKLKIRSLRPKRPGRSKTQRPEETPISNLCRKSCTSVANSLQSQSDVPWGLHMC, encoded by the coding sequence ATGGACAACGGATCGTGTTGCCTCATTGAGGGGGACCCCATTTCGCGGGTGATGCCACCGCTGCTGATCCTGGCATTTGTGCTTGGTGCCCTGGGCAACGGCATCGCTTTATGTGGTTTCTGCTTCCACATGAAGACCTGGAAACCCAGCACTATTTACCTTTTCAACTTAGCCGTGGCCGACTTCCTTCTCATGATCTGCCTGCCCTTTCGGACAGACTACTACCGCAGAGACAGACGATGGACCTTTGAGGACATTCCCTGCCGGGTAGTGCTGTTCATGCTGGCCATGAACAGGGCGGGGAGCATCGTCTTCCTCACGGTGGTGGCCGTGGACAGATATTTCAAGGTGGTCCATCCCCACCACATGCTGAACACCATCTCCAACCGGACTGCGGCTGGCATCGTCTGCTCCCTTTGGACCATGGTCATCCTGGGGACCCTGTATCTTTTGATGGAGAACCACCTGTGTGTGCAAGAGAAGACCATATCCTGTGAGAGCTTCATCATGGAGTCGGCCAATGGCTGGCATGACATCATGTTCCAGTTGGAGTTCTTCCTGCCCCTCGGCATCATCTTGTTCTGCTCCTTCAAGATTATTTGGAGCCTgaagcagaggcagcagctggcGAGGCAGACTCGGATGAAGAAGGCTATGCGGTTCATTATGGTGGTGATGGCCGTGTTTGTCACGTGCTACCTGCCCAGCGTGTCAGCCAGGCTGTATTTCCTCTGGACGGTGCCCTCTAGCGCCTGCAACCCCTCTGTCCACGTCGCCCTCCACATCACCCTCAGCTTCACCTACATGAACAGCATGTTGGACCCCCTGGTGTATTATTTTTCAAGTCCCTCGTTCCCCAAATTCTACACCAAGCTCAAAATCCGCAGTTTGAGACCCAAGCGACCAGGACGCTCCAAGACACAGAGGCCAGAGGAGACGCCGATTTCAAACCTCTGTCGCAAGAGTTGCACCAGTGTGGCAAACAGCTTGCAAAGCCAGTCTGATGTGCCGTGGGGTCTCCACATGTGTTGA